The Calliphora vicina chromosome 3, idCalVici1.1, whole genome shotgun sequence genome contains a region encoding:
- the rept gene encoding ruvB-like helicase 2, translated as MAEGDKIEVRDITRIERIGAHSHIRGLGLDDVLEARAVSQGMVGQKDARRAAGIVVQMVREGKIAGRCVLLAGEPSTGKTAIAVGMAQALGTETPFTSMSGSEIYSLEMSKTEALSQSLRKSIGVRIKEETEIIEGEVVEIQIDRPATGTGQKIGKVTLKTTEMETNYDLGNKIIECFIKEKIQAGDVVTIDKASGKVNKLGRSFTRARDYDATGAQTRFVQCPEGELQKRKEVVHTVTLHEIDVINSRTHGFLALFSGDTGEIKQEVRDQINNKVLEWREEGKAEINPGVLFIDEAHMLDIECFSYLNRALESDMAPVVVMATNRGITRIRGTTYRSPHGIPIDLLDRMIIIRTVRYSEKEMKEILKIRSEEEDCLMHPDAMAILTKIATDTSLRYAIQLITTANLVCRRRKATEVTTEDVKKVYSLFLDENRSSQILKEYQDEYMFSEIEEEIKEVPAIVTKREEDAGGDGLPMEH; from the exons atggCTGAGGGTGATAAAATTGAGGTACGCGATATTACACGCATTGAACGTATTGGAGCACATTCCCATATTCGTGGTTTGGGTTTGGACGATGTATTGGAAGCTCGTGCTGTTTCCCAGGGTATGGTGGGCCAGAAAGATGCCCGTCGTGCTGCGGGTATTGTCGTACAAATGGTGCGTGAGGGTAAAATAGCTGGTCGCTGTGTTCTGTTGGCCGGTGAGCCAAGTACTGGTAAAACAGCCATAGCTGTTGGTATGGCTCAGGCCTTGGGAACTGAAACCCCATTTACCAGTATGTCCGGTTCAGAAATATATTCTTTGGAAATGAGTAAAACTGaggctctgtcacagtcattacgTAAAAGTATTGGAGTACGTATTAAGGAGGAGACAGAGATTATCGAAGGCGAGGTGGTGGAGATACAGATTGATCGTCCAGCAACGGGCACAGGACAAAAGATTGGCAAG GTCACCTTAAAAACCACAGAAATGGAAACTAACTACGATTTGGGTAATAAAATCATTGAATGTTTTATTAAGGAGAAAATACAAGCTGGCGATGTGGTAACCATAGATAAGGCTTCCGGTAAGGTAAATAAACTAGGACGTAGTTTCACTAGAGCACGTGATTATGATGCTACCGGTGCCCAGACACGTTTTGTTCAATGTCCCGAGGGAGAATTGCAAAAACGCAAAGAAGTAGTACACACTGTTACCCTGCATGAAATTGATGTTATAAACAGTCGTACCCATGGTTTCTTGGCATTATTCTCTGGAGATACAGGCGAAATAAAACAAGAGGTGCGTGATCAAATCAATAATAAAGTCTTGGAATGGAGAGAAGAGGGTAAAGCTGAAATAAATCCAGGTGTATTGTTCATTGATGAGGCTCACATGTTAGATATCGAATGTTTTTCGTATCTCAATCGTGCTCTTGAATCGGACATGGCTCCGGTAGTGGTGATGGCCACTAACCGTGGTATTACCCGCATCAGAGGCACAACTTATCGCAGTCCTCATGGTATACCCATTGATTTGCTAGATCGTATGATTATTATACGCACCGTGCGGTACTCTGAAAAGGAAatgaaggaaattttaaaaatacgcaGCGAAGAGGAAGATTGTCTTATGCATCCCGATGCTATGGCCATTTTAACAAAGATTGCCACCGATACTAGTCTACGTTATGCCATACAATTAATTACTACCGCCAATTTAGTGTGTCGTCGTCGTAAGGCCACCGAAGTGACGACAGAAGATGTCAAAAAAGTTTATTCGctatttttagatgaaaatcGCTCAAGTCAGATTTTGAAAGAGTATCAAGATGAATATATGTTTAGTGAAATCGAAGAAGAAATCAAAGAGGTACCAGCTATAGTAACAAAACGTGAAGAAGATGCTGGCGGTGATGGCCTACCCATggaacattaa